From Candidatus Edwardsbacteria bacterium RifOxyA12_full_54_48, a single genomic window includes:
- a CDS encoding methyltransferase, with protein sequence MNDSEIKQYWEENAEAWTALSRAGYDVYRDHVNAPAFLKMLPLVKGQKGMDIGCGEGHNTRLVAQQGAILTGIDISEAFIKQAISKETEHPLGIKYQVSSGQKMDFTEGSFDFCMATMSLMDMADPIKAIGEAYRVLKPGGFFQFSISHPCFATPKWKWLRDESGRKSALACGDYFLQPKDSIEKWIFGAAPDEEKKKYPLFKTPRFTLILSNWINFLIKAGFTIEELCEPYPDEETANKCPDVADASIVAYFLIIRCRKP encoded by the coding sequence ATGAATGATTCTGAGATCAAACAATATTGGGAAGAAAATGCCGAGGCTTGGACGGCTCTTTCCCGGGCCGGGTATGACGTATACCGTGATCATGTTAACGCTCCAGCTTTCTTGAAGATGTTGCCCTTGGTCAAAGGCCAGAAGGGGATGGATATCGGATGTGGTGAAGGACATAACACAAGGCTAGTGGCCCAGCAGGGTGCAATCTTAACAGGAATAGATATATCGGAAGCTTTTATAAAGCAAGCTATAAGCAAGGAGACGGAGCACCCTTTGGGAATAAAGTACCAGGTTTCCTCGGGACAGAAAATGGATTTCACTGAAGGAAGCTTCGATTTCTGCATGGCCACAATGAGTTTAATGGACATGGCTGATCCGATAAAGGCCATAGGTGAAGCATATCGGGTTCTTAAACCAGGCGGGTTTTTCCAATTTTCGATATCGCATCCCTGTTTTGCCACCCCGAAATGGAAATGGCTAAGGGACGAGTCCGGCCGGAAATCAGCTTTAGCCTGCGGTGATTATTTCCTTCAACCCAAGGATAGTATCGAAAAATGGATATTTGGAGCGGCTCCGGATGAAGAAAAGAAAAAATACCCACTTTTCAAGACCCCTCGTTTTACATTGATCTTGAGCAATTGGATCAACTTCTTGATAAAGGCCGGATTTACAATAGAAGAACTTTGCGAACCGTATCCCGATGAAGAAACCGCCAATAAGTGTCCGGATGTGGCCGATGCCTCCATTGTGGCATATTTTTTAATCATACGTTGCAGGAAACCATGA
- a CDS encoding ADP-ribose pyrophosphatase has translation MRIDQSWYVKPPGIAEHTSCGGVVVRKVGDRILVALVTEPGFKEYILPKGHVESGENLEQAARREIAEEAGFTELKLVKSLGSIGRLDFRKRSWGTMHYFLFTTSQEETSPSDPEHQYIVKWFPIDALPEMFWPEQGALIEDNTDMIRKIFE, from the coding sequence TTGAGAATAGACCAAAGCTGGTATGTCAAGCCGCCGGGTATAGCCGAGCATACCTCCTGTGGCGGGGTGGTGGTCAGAAAGGTTGGAGATCGGATCCTGGTGGCGCTGGTCACCGAGCCGGGATTTAAGGAATACATCCTTCCCAAGGGCCATGTTGAATCCGGGGAGAATCTGGAGCAGGCCGCCCGGCGGGAGATAGCCGAAGAAGCGGGCTTCACGGAGTTAAAGCTGGTTAAAAGCCTGGGATCGATCGGACGCTTGGATTTCCGGAAACGCTCCTGGGGCACCATGCACTACTTTCTATTCACCACCAGTCAGGAGGAGACCAGCCCCAGCGATCCGGAACACCAGTACATCGTGAAATGGTTTCCGATAGATGCCCTGCCCGAAATGTTCTGGCCGGAGCAGGGAGCGCTGATAGAAGATAATACCGATATGATCAGAAAGATTTTTGAATAA